From one Gracilibacillus salinarum genomic stretch:
- a CDS encoding prepilin-type N-terminal cleavage/methylation domain-containing protein encodes MMKKVWKLWKEEKGFTLVELLAVIVILAIIVAIAVPAVGNIIDRAEEGANEAEAELVENAARLAFLAAESGGDEADWVYDGGDSVNITVDELRTNNYLDVEEEDQPVGNIVHNGDSSFTFNQTTE; translated from the coding sequence ATGATGAAAAAAGTATGGAAGCTATGGAAGGAAGAAAAAGGTTTTACATTAGTAGAATTATTAGCGGTTATAGTTATTCTAGCGATAATTGTCGCGATTGCGGTACCAGCGGTTGGTAATATTATTGATCGTGCGGAAGAAGGAGCAAATGAAGCAGAAGCGGAATTGGTAGAAAATGCAGCAAGATTAGCCTTTCTAGCAGCGGAATCTGGTGGAGATGAAGCTGATTGGGTATATGATGGAGGAGACTCAGTAAACATTACGGTGGATGAACTCAGAACGAATAATTACTTGGATGTTGAAGAAGAAGATCAACCAGTTGGTAATATAGTACACAATGGTGATAGTTCATTTACTTTCAATCAGACTACTGAATAA